The genome window ttttttgggttgaaaatAAGCGATAGTATATTATTGATGAACAAAGCAACTATGTGCTGAATATAGGTAAATCTTCTTCAGTGACCAAACACATCAACATGTTAAATTGATATGGAGAGAATCATGCACAACCCAAACAATGGCTAAATCCCCGATCCAGCAACCAGAAGCACATGTACTCAGACCTACAATACAAATTTGTAGCGCAATGACAGAAACGGAAATTACGTATCGAAagccaaagtttttttttttaaaaaaaaaaaaaatcctaaatagaaaacaaatcgCACAAACTCCAAAAGAGTTTCTGAAAATTATTAgtttaaaacaaaactaagaaACAGGACCACCATTCCACATCTTTCAGTCATCCTGTAGAAAATCATAGCGTCATACCTACTAAACCCATAGTCCTGCATTGGCTAAACTCGAACCCAATACAACTAGACATCTTTCCTTCTTTAAAGTTCCAAACTATGTAGTACGGAGCCAAGTCATTGTGTATATGGGCCAAAATATGGTGACTATATCATGGCGATAACATCACTTCATGACGACTACTTCCATATCACAAAATAAACTAACAatcttaaaaaaaagagaaagaaaggagaaaagagGTAGGGAAGGAGGCCGCCAAACCCCATAAGGCGCGGCGGCTAAGATTTTTTTCATGTtactcaaatttaaattttgagaaCTAGAGTAAAAGTTTAGGAAacgtttttgtaattttttactagaaagatttttattttattttatttatataaaataaaataaaaactgtcGTTGAATTGCACGACACGAGCCTACAACAAAGTAAACAGCAAATTAAACTGAACTGAAACCCTCgctctttccctctcttttcCGGGgttttcctcttctccttGGCTCTTTCGCCGTCTTCAATGGAGAAACTGAGAAAAGCAGTGAGCGAGATCGCCTACGCTCAGAACCACGCTAAGCTCACTCATCTTCAACTCTCTCTGATCCCTGTCCTCTGCTTGGCCTCCTCTCTCTACAAgctggctctctctctccgccgcTCTCTCTACCATTCCGGCCTCTTCAGAAAGCACCGGTAATATCTCTCCTCCGATCTCCACTTCATTCTTTCTCTTCTGTTTGGCTGCTcggaaaataaaacaaaacaattttggaccTTGGCTGAATTGAGACCGTTACCGCTAGAGGCTATGAGTCGAATTCAGTTGGCTTTATCAATTTTAACGCGACCTCTTGAATTGTAGTGCATTTCTCACATTTTCCGAGAAACCAAACGGTACGTAAAGCGTTGTCTGTAGGTATTGTTTAGAAGTTTTAGCTCAACTGGTTCAAGCCCAAATCATGCCACTTTAGATGGAATCGATGCAGAGCTCTTGCTTGAAATGATTCTGTAtagttattttcttattttagctttaattaagaagaaattatTGAATTGGAAGGTTGCCGGTGCCAGTGATCAGTGTTGGGAATTTGACATGGGGAGGCAATGGGAAAACTCCGATGGCGGAGTTCATTGCTCGCTTTTTAGCTGATTCAGGAATTTCACCTCTCATTCTTACTAGGGTACTTTtactttatttaattttcttttgtatattGTTTAATATTTATCGATCTTCATGTTTGATTTGAAGTGTCCATGAAATTTCAAGTGATATTTCCGTTGGCAGGGTTATGCTGGTGGGGATGAAGCCAGAATGCTTCATAGGCATTTGCTTGGAAGGCCTGTAAAGATTGGTGTGGGTGCAAAACGGGCAGCTGTGGCTGCTCGATTTTTTGAAAGATATGGTTATGTTGATCCTAGCTCTATGATTAAAGGCTCTGATGGACTTTGCATTGAACCGAAAGTGGGAGGTCATCTTAGTTCAGAAAAAATTGGTGCTGTAATTCTTGATGATGGAATGCAGGTATAATTGTATACTTTATCCTGTatttctttcctctttttcctccATTTTGGGGACTTAGGATGCACTTTCTATCATTTAAGTCTTTACCAAGTAGTGGTATGTGATCTTTGAGTGTAACTTAGACAATGTTCTATATCCTTAATGTGGGATAGCAAAGGAAAGGGCGATTTTGTGGTTATTAGTAGAGTAGTTTAGGGGACATGGCAAATTGGCCTGAATCAAAATTTAACATGTTGTTGAGATGTTTTAAAATGTAGAGCTTCTTGTTGTCTGCCAATCTTTTTCCctctttcttaattttgtataTGTGTTTTGGGTGCTAGTCTGCCACTCCATCAATTGGTGACCTAGAGGATCTGTGATCCCACTCCTTCATGCTCATTGAGGTGCTAttcttttactttattttataaatatgtggAAGACAGCACTGGAGCTTGCAGCGTGATCTAGAGATTGTAATGGTTAACGGATTAATACTATGGGGCAACTGTCACTTAATCCCACGTGGACCGTTAAGGGAGCCTTTGAATGCGCTTAGACGGGCAGATGTTGTTGTACTCCATCATGCAGATTTGGTATATAAACTgatctttacttttttttattttggttaaaaATGTGGGTTAAAGATTTTGCCTCAGCCCTTGTGTATGTTAGCCAGTGGAAGTCTGTAATTGACACAAAAGTTTATGCTTGTGAATCTCACAGGTT of Prunus dulcis chromosome 4, ALMONDv2, whole genome shotgun sequence contains these proteins:
- the LOC117624460 gene encoding probable tetraacyldisaccharide 4'-kinase, mitochondrial isoform X1, whose translation is MEKLRKAVSEIAYAQNHAKLTHLQLSLIPVLCLASSLYKLALSLRRSLYHSGLFRKHRLPVPVISVGNLTWGGNGKTPMAEFIARFLADSGISPLILTRGYAGGDEARMLHRHLLGRPVKIGVGAKRAAVAARFFERYGYVDPSSMIKGSDGLCIEPKVGGHLSSEKIGAVILDDGMQHWSLQRDLEIVMVNGLILWGNCHLIPRGPLREPLNALRRADVVVLHHADLVSEQNLKDIDLMLQQVNKSLPIFFTKMDPCYFFDVGNVNSRKPLRDLSNSIVLCVSAIGSSNAFVKGVEKIGAFYVDRLEFSDHHIFQAKDTEMIRRRLRELEDTFGHKPVVIVTEKISCCQDYDRDPEIFKHLDPYEVLALCSELKIIPHRECTEDGFKKLLKGDLKDELQGTDRN
- the LOC117624460 gene encoding probable tetraacyldisaccharide 4'-kinase, mitochondrial isoform X2; its protein translation is MEKLRKAVSEIAYAQNHAKLTHLQLSLIPVLCLASSLYKLALSLRRSLYHSGLFRKHRLPVPVISVGNLTWGGNGKTPMAEFIARFLADSGISPLILTRGYAGGDEARMLHRHLLGRPVKIGVGAKRAAVAARFFERYGYVDPSSMIKGSDGLCIEPKVGGHLSSEKIGAVILDDGMQHWSLQRDLEIVMVNGLILWGNCHLIPRGPLREPLNALRRADVVVLHHADLVSEQNLKDIDLMLQQVNKSLPIFFTKMDPCYFFDVGNVNSRKPLRDLSNSIVLCVSAIGSSNAFVKGVEKIGAFYVDRLEFSDHHIFQAKDTEMIRRRLRELEDTFGHKPVVIVTEKDYDRDPEIFKHLDPYEVLALCSELKIIPHRECTEDGFKKLLKGDLKDELQGTDRN